In Gadus macrocephalus chromosome 4, ASM3116895v1, the following proteins share a genomic window:
- the LOC132455461 gene encoding uncharacterized protein LOC132455461, giving the protein MNPRVIALLAVAAEVADDPPAPVVVARRRVWVHSINRGRGQYGEYHRLCQELRLDEDRFKVYFRLNRQQFEGVLTFIGPTIAKMNTNYRESISPAQRLCICLRYLSTGDSYRSIAFSYRLGFCTVARIVRSVCEAIWQCMVSTYMPVPGAEDWMKIAGDYEKLADFPNCLGAIDGKHVVIQAPPSTGSQYFNYKGAFSIVLLAVVDARYRFRVVDVGAYGRSSDGGTLSSSAFGTALRLGNLDLPPDRPLPGADHLGPQPHVFIGDEAFPLRRNLLRPYPGQNLGGERRSFNFRLSHARRIGECAFGILANQWRLYRRFSACLQRLQRAP; this is encoded by the exons ATGAATCCAAGAGTAATAGCGCTTCTTGCCGTGGCAGCGGAGGTTGCGGACGATCCCCCTGCGCCTGTCGTGGTTGCccggaggagagtgtgggtccACAGTATTAATCGTGGCAGGGGGCAGTACGGGGAATACCACCGGCTGTGCCAAGAGCTCCGCCTGGACGAGGATCGCTTCAAGGTCTATTTCAGACTCAACCGGCAGCAGTTTGAAGGAGTTTTAACATTTATTGGGCCGACCATCGCCAAGATGAACACCAATTATAGGGAGAGCATCAGTCCCGCCCAACGGCTTTGCATTTGTCTGAG GTACCTGTCAACTGGAGACTCGTACAGGTCCATAGCCTTCAGCTACAGGCTGGGGTTCTGCACTGTGGCGAGGAttgtgaggagtgtgtgtgaggccatATGGCAGTGTATGGTCTCCACATACATGCCTGTGccaggggcagaggactggatgAAGATAGCGGGGGACTACGAGAAGCTGGCGGACTTCCCCAACTGCCTCGGCGCCATAGACGGCAAACATGTGGTTATCCAGGCCCCACCGTCTACTGGCAGCCAGTACTTCAATTATAAGGGGGCATTCTCCATCGTCCTTCTGGCGGTGGTGGATGCCCGCTATCGCTTTAGGGTCGTGGATGTGGGGGCCTACGGCAGGAGCAGTGATGGAGGCACGCTCTCTTCTTCGGCCTTTGGCACTGCTCTGCGGCTGGGGAACCTGGACCTTCCACCTGATCGACCCCTACCTGGAGCAGACCATCTGGGACCCCAGCCGCATGTTTTCATTGGGGATGAAGCTTTTCCTCTGCGGAGGAACCTCCTGCGGCCCTACCCTGGCCAAAACCTGGGGGGAGAGCGGAGGAGCTTCAATTTTCGGCTGTCCCATGCCCGGAGGATTGGGGAGTGCGCCTTTGGCATCCTCGCCAACCAGTGGAGGCTCTACAGGAGGTTCTCGGCGTGTCTCCAGAGGTTGCAGAGAGCGCCGTGA
- the LOC132456343 gene encoding chloride intracellular channel protein 5-like isoform X1, translating into MDSIYENTSTGEYEVPSDMVDDLVAFYEDPDVLTGKYENTRAVSRIPSPPELPAPHLPAKSGSSTSSSSSSSSSSEDEETDGEQGIDARIEHWNKRVERDSVKVRRGEESREKREEEEEEEKKKEKKRKEEEEEKKKKEEEKENKRKEEELERKRKEEEEELERKRKEEEEELERKRRDEVLDRRSSSSSSSSSSSSSSSEGKGEEKAGAEESKVTLYTKAGSDGESIGNCPFSQRLFMILWLKGVVFNVTTVDLKRKPLDLHNLAPGTHPPFLTYEGEVRTDINKIEEYLEDKLAPPKYPSLAAKNHQSNIAGIDIFAKFSAYVKNTRPENHKVLEKALNKALAKLDDYLLSPLPGAQDKEEGSHRGSKISTRRYLDGDDLTLADCNLLPKLHVVKVVAKKFRNYDIPADFQGLWRYLGNAYSRDEFTNTCAADAEIELAYKDVAKRLGK; encoded by the exons ATGGACAGCATCTACGAGAACACCAGCACGGGGGAGTACGAAGTGCCCAGCGACATGGTGGACGACCTGGTGGCCTTCTACGAGGACCCCGACGTCCTGACCGGCAAGTACGAGAACACGCGCGCCGTCAGCCGCATCCCCAGCCCCCCCGAGCTCCCGGCGCCCCATCTCCCCGCCAAGAGCGGCTCCtcgacctcttcctcctcgtcctcctcgtcaaGCTCCGAGGATgaggagacggacggagagcAGGGCATCGACGCACGGATAGAGCACTGGAACAAACGGGTGGAGAGAGACTCTGTGAAggtcaggagaggagaggagagcagggagaagagagaggaggaggaggaagaggagaagaagaaggagaagaagaggaaggaggaggaagaggagaagaagaagaaggaggaagagaaggagaacaagaggaaggaagaggagctggagaggaagaggaaggaggaggaagaggagctggagaggaagaggaaggaggaggaagaggaactggagaggaagaggagagacgaGGTGCTGGACAGGAGGTCCTCGTCTTCGTCctcttcatcatcgtcatcttcgTCGTCTtctgaggggaagggagaggaaaaaGCTGGAGCGGAGGAGTCAAAGGTCACACTCTATACCAAG GcggggagtgatggagagagcaTCGGGAACTGTCCCTTCTCCCAGCGCCTCTTCATGATCCTGTGGCTGAAGGGCGTGGTCTTTAACGTCACCACCGTGGACCTGAaaag GAAGCCCCTGGACCTCCACAACCTGGCCCCAGGTAcccacccccccttcctgaCCTACGAGGGCGAGGTCCGCACGGATATCAACAAGATAGAGGAGTATCTGGAGGACAAGCTGGCCCCGCCAAA GTATCCTAGTCTTGCAGCGAAGAACCATCAGTCCAACATTGCAGGAATCGACATCTTCGCCAAGTTCTCTGCCTACGTGAAGAACACCAGACCAGAGAACCACAAAG TGTTGGAGAAGGCCCTCAACAAGGCCCTGGCAAAGCTGGATGACTACCTGCTGAGCCCCCTGCCTGGGGCTCAGGACAAGGAGGAGGGCTCCCACAGGGGGTCCAAGATCTCAACACGCCGGTACCTGGACGGGGACGACCTCACGCTGGCCGACTGCAACCTGCTGCCCAAGCTGCATGTCGTCAAG GTGGTCGCCAAGAAGTTCCGCAACTACGACATCCCCGCGGACTTCCAGGGGTTGTGGCGTTACCTTGGCAACGCCTACAGCCGCGATGAGTTCACCAACACCTGTGCGGCGGACGCAGAGATTGAACTGGCCTATAAGGACGTCGCCAAGAGGCTCGGCAAGTAA
- the LOC132456343 gene encoding chloride intracellular channel protein 5-like isoform X2 has protein sequence MTDPAEDLEKDPDIELFVKAGSDGESIGNCPFSQRLFMILWLKGVVFNVTTVDLKRKPLDLHNLAPGTHPPFLTYEGEVRTDINKIEEYLEDKLAPPKYPSLAAKNHQSNIAGIDIFAKFSAYVKNTRPENHKVLEKALNKALAKLDDYLLSPLPGAQDKEEGSHRGSKISTRRYLDGDDLTLADCNLLPKLHVVKVVAKKFRNYDIPADFQGLWRYLGNAYSRDEFTNTCAADAEIELAYKDVAKRLGK, from the exons ATGACGGATCCGGCGGAGGATCTAGAGAAAGACCCCGATATCGAGCTGTTTGTCAAG GcggggagtgatggagagagcaTCGGGAACTGTCCCTTCTCCCAGCGCCTCTTCATGATCCTGTGGCTGAAGGGCGTGGTCTTTAACGTCACCACCGTGGACCTGAaaag GAAGCCCCTGGACCTCCACAACCTGGCCCCAGGTAcccacccccccttcctgaCCTACGAGGGCGAGGTCCGCACGGATATCAACAAGATAGAGGAGTATCTGGAGGACAAGCTGGCCCCGCCAAA GTATCCTAGTCTTGCAGCGAAGAACCATCAGTCCAACATTGCAGGAATCGACATCTTCGCCAAGTTCTCTGCCTACGTGAAGAACACCAGACCAGAGAACCACAAAG TGTTGGAGAAGGCCCTCAACAAGGCCCTGGCAAAGCTGGATGACTACCTGCTGAGCCCCCTGCCTGGGGCTCAGGACAAGGAGGAGGGCTCCCACAGGGGGTCCAAGATCTCAACACGCCGGTACCTGGACGGGGACGACCTCACGCTGGCCGACTGCAACCTGCTGCCCAAGCTGCATGTCGTCAAG GTGGTCGCCAAGAAGTTCCGCAACTACGACATCCCCGCGGACTTCCAGGGGTTGTGGCGTTACCTTGGCAACGCCTACAGCCGCGATGAGTTCACCAACACCTGTGCGGCGGACGCAGAGATTGAACTGGCCTATAAGGACGTCGCCAAGAGGCTCGGCAAGTAA